TCAGCGCTTGGAAAAGAAGAACTTTATCAAAAGTTACTATGGGGATCGAAGTCATGGTGGAAAAAGAAAGTATTACACAATAACGGCGCAAGGAAAAATGTATCTAGATGATATGACCCAAGAATGGCAAGAAATTAAAGAAATTATGGCTGTGTTTTTGGAGGAGAGAGAAAATTGGAAATAATATATGAATTTGTTGATAAACTTTTTAAAGATGTACCTGATAGTCATCATGCTAAGCAAATGAAAGAAGAGATATTACTTGATATGGAAGAGAAAGCACATGACTTAATGAACGAAGGGAAGTCAAAAGAAGATGCAATCAATAAAGTATTGGTCGATTTTGGCGATTTTGATGAGGTTAAGGAAGCGCTTAAAATTGGAGACAGTAAAAAATTGGCTTTTGCAAAACTAAATTTAGATTTTTCAATTTGGGGAAGTGGGCTATTTATTCTGTTATTTGTTTTTATTAATTTTTACTATACACCAAAAACAATTTGGTTTATTTATCCCACCTTTACCATTTTATGGTGGCCACTCGCCATGTTTTATTACTGGCATCGTAAAAAAGAGGAGGTAAAATAGATGGATAAAAGTATACGTAGCTTTTTATTTTTTAGCTGCTGCTTGGTCATTGCTTTTCTTGTTGCATTGAATTTGCTTGTTTTTGATAAGGGACATTGGTCTATTTATTTATCTATTTTACTT
This DNA window, taken from Listeria sp. PSOL-1, encodes the following:
- a CDS encoding PadR family transcriptional regulator, which codes for MIRSDILRGHVDSIILRILLDHDSYGYEISKEISERTNERFQIKEATLYAVFQRLEKKNFIKSYYGDRSHGGKRKYYTITAQGKMYLDDMTQEWQEIKEIMAVFLEERENWK
- a CDS encoding permease prefix domain 1-containing protein encodes the protein MEIIYEFVDKLFKDVPDSHHAKQMKEEILLDMEEKAHDLMNEGKSKEDAINKVLVDFGDFDEVKEALKIGDSKKLAFAKLNLDFSIWGSGLFILLFVFINFYYTPKTIWFIYPTFTILWWPLAMFYYWHRKKEEVK